A stretch of DNA from Arthrobacter globiformis:
CCAGCCAGCCAGGAGGAAATCGAAGTTGAACGCCTGCTGCATCTCGTCCGGGCGGATGTACCGGGCGAGCCGTTCCGCGGGTTCAACCCAGGCCTCGGCCACCAGCATACGGTCGCCGTCGTATCCGGCCAGGACCCGGTTCCAGTCGCGGTAAATGTCATGGACGCCGTCCTGGTCGAAGAACGGCGACGGCGGATACAGCGGCGATACGGGCTCGTGGTCCGTGCCCACGGTGGCGCTTGAGCCGGCACCTGCCCCCAAATCGGCGGCTGCCAGGCCGGTACCGGCCGGAGAAGCGTGCGCCGTATGCGGCTCAATGGCCTCTCCGTGGGCGCCCGGGGGATCCGTCACGTGGGCGGCGTCGGCGGAGCCTTCCACCATGGCAGCCACGCCTTCCCAGTCCGGAAGGCCGGCCTCCTTCACCATCCCGTGGGCCACATCCACCCGGAAGCCGTCCACGCCCCGGTCCAGCCAGAAGCGGAGCACGGAACGCATCTCCTCCCAGACTTCGGGGTTTTCCCAGTTGAGGTCCGGCTGCTTCGTGTCGAACAGGTGCAGGTACCAGTCGCCGGGGGAGCCGTCCGCATTCGTGGTCCGCGTCCAGGCCGGTCCGCCGAAGATGGATTTCCAGTTGTTGGGCGCGATGTTGCCGTCGCCGGAGCCGGGAACCTCGTCCTTCCCCGGTCGGAACATGTAGCGTTCCCTGGCGGCCGAGCCGGGTTCCGCCGCGAGGGCTTCCTGGAACCACACATGTTCATCGGACGTGTGGTTGGGCACCAGGTCGACGATCACTTTCAGTCCGCGGCTGTGCGCCTCGTCCAGCATGGAGTCGAAGTCGGCGAGCGTACCGAATGACGGGTCCACCTGCCGGTAATCGGCGACGTCGTAGCCGCCGTCGGCCTGCGGGGACCGGTAGAACGGCGACAGCCAGACGGCGTCGACACCGAGCTGCTG
This window harbors:
- a CDS encoding glycoside hydrolase family 13 protein; protein product: MTHRPISTPASETAAWWAHAAVYQIYPRSFSDGNGDGMGDLPGVTARLPYLQQLGVDAVWLSPFYRSPQADGGYDVADYRQVDPSFGTLADFDSMLDEAHSRGLKVIVDLVPNHTSDEHVWFQEALAAEPGSAARERYMFRPGKDEVPGSGDGNIAPNNWKSIFGGPAWTRTTNADGSPGDWYLHLFDTKQPDLNWENPEVWEEMRSVLRFWLDRGVDGFRVDVAHGMVKEAGLPDWEGVAAMVEGSADAAHVTDPPGAHGEAIEPHTAHASPAGTGLAAADLGAGAGSSATVGTDHEPVSPLYPPSPFFDQDGVHDIYRDWNRVLAGYDGDRMLVAEAWVEPAERLARYIRPDEMQQAFNFDFLLAGWDAQRMAVAIEDSLQAAASVGAPSTWVLSNHDTVRHPSRFGLQDPTTFPKGIAAEDEQPDAALGLARARAATLVSLALPGSAYIYQGEELGLPEHTTLPAEARQDPTFFRTNGIERGRDGCRVPLPWKSEAPGYGFAEASTAQDPAAPWLPQPESFEDLAADRQDGVKGSTLELYRSALAARRSHGLGSGTFCWADNHDPELGVLAFHNRDVLVVANTGAEPTPVPDGYRVALSSAEESGADEAVVGPNSAAYLVAG